CTGGTTCCCGATCCCATGGGGAGAAGGGAGAATTCAGCGACTATCATGGTAATGGACTGCTCAGCGCAAGTATAGAAATCTGCTGGGCTATCCAATTCTTCGACATTTTGCCAAACCAAAATCGTCATATAGTAATAACAAAATCAGAGGGCTGAGGTTCGATCGCTATGAGATCTCATAAGCTACTCCCTGGAATGATTCTTGTCATCGTTTTACTGCTGCAGGCACCTGCCGGAGCCGGCGACCCTCTCGATCCCAGCCAGATGGGAGAGTCCATGTCCATGCCCCTCTCCCCAGAGCTCATTCAGGCAGCAGTGAGAGCTGGAGTTATAACTGATTCGAATTTGCTGGAGAGGCCTGACCGCCAGCAACCATCCTTTTCCGCCGGGCCCAGAGCTGAAGCCGATGCTGTCAATTCTATAGATAAAGTGAATGTGACTGGGATCTGGTCGCTGGATCTGGGCGGGGAGCCTGGTGAGCAGATGAGGCTGGATCTGGTCCAGATCGGCGGGATTATCATGGGCCAGGGAGCGTTGATCAGAGGGGGTGAGAGCGAGAATGCCACTGTAAGCGGCTCGCTATCAGGCGACAGGTTGAGCCTGGTTGTGATGCCCGTGGGGGTGCTGAGACTCTATCAGTTGAATCTATCCCTGTCCACCCTCTCTGCAGGCACTTATACCGCCTATATGGCAGACGGCAGCAGCCGGTCGGGCAAGGCAACTTTCTCCGTCTCCTCGAACATCTTTATGGAGAAGGGCCCGGACAGCTCCTTTCCCTCCATCTAGCAACCGCCAGCATCCTCCCGATCCCAGTTATCGAGGGGAAGGATTATCGCCTGTGATTGAGATCCCATTGCCCGGTGAAGGATGAAGTGATCGAGACCAGATATGTAGAATTTGAGAGCGATAGCGGAGAGGTAGTTGATATAACCGGCGAGGTGCAAAAGAGCCTGGAGAGCACCTCTTTGGAGTCGGGGGTGGTGGTGATCTTCGTTCCCGGGGCGACGGGAGCAGTGAGCACCATCGAGTACGAGGAGGGTCTGGTGGCTGACCTGGGGGATGCCCTGCAGAGGATCGCCCCGCAGGAGATCGATTATGCCCATAACCTGCGCTGGCACGATGGCAACGGCCACTCCCATATCCGGGCCTCTCTGATCGGTCCCAGCCTGGTTGTACCCTTCTCTGCCCAAAGATTGATGCTTGGCACCTGGCAGCAGATAGTTTTCCTGGAGCTAGATAACCGCAGCCGCCACAGAAAGCTTGTGCTGCAGATGATGGGAGAGTAGGCAAAGAGCTGATTTTGAGAGAGAAGGAAGAGAGCTGATTTCGGACTGAATTCAGCTCAAAATCCGCCCAGAGGATCAAGGTCAGTGCCCATCTTCGTAGCCGACACTCAGAATCCTCTGGTCATGCCTCTTCTCCTCCTCCGGCCACGATCCCGGCTTCTCAATGCCATTGGGGTTTTTCCCAATATCTAAAGCAGCAGACCTAAGGAATGATGGATTCAAGTTGTGCTGGATCTAGGCGCACTATATCCAAGGTGTAGCAGAAAACTCTTGAAGGGCGGGTAATGGAGGGAGGGGAAAGTCGTTATAAAATGGAGTGTAGGAGGGAATGGAACGACTTTCACCATACTCTATATAGTCAACCACTGAGATATATAGTTTTCGATATAAGAGCTATGGTTCATGCTTTGTGCCAATATCCTCGATATGTGTCATAAAAAGCTTATACAAAGATTTACGATATATCTTAACGAAAATTTAAACTTTAAAAAATTTAATCATCGCTTCCAGATTGGAGGGATGAGGCTATGGGATCGAATGAAGAGTTGAAGGGCAAAAAAGAGTATGTTAAGATACCCACCTCTGAAATCAAAGCTTCGGAGATGGATGTAGAAGGAAATGGAGATAGACAGGAGCATATCGATTACGGTCAGAGAATCGATTACGGCCAGAGAATCGATTACGTTCAGAGGGATACATTCACATTGAAGTATGAAGTCAACGATAAGGGCATAGGCCAGCTACTGCTGCCCCCAAGCTTATCTCTGCTGCTTCAATCTGATCGAGTATCGATATCGCCTTCTGCTGGCGGTCTGTTCATCCGGTCGATTTGACATCGAGAGGCCTCTGAGAGGGGCAAGGTGCGATCCATGAGGCTGGAAGGAGAATCGCGTGAGAATGAACATGCCGTTGGTGTCAATGCCCCGGAGAGCTCTTGGCCCCTATTCGCAATGGGCCGTGAGATCTGCAACCCCATGAACTCGATTATAAGCATGACCTC
This genomic stretch from Methanothrix sp. harbors:
- a CDS encoding secondary thiamine-phosphate synthase enzyme YjbQ — encoded protein: MKDEVIETRYVEFESDSGEVVDITGEVQKSLESTSLESGVVVIFVPGATGAVSTIEYEEGLVADLGDALQRIAPQEIDYAHNLRWHDGNGHSHIRASLIGPSLVVPFSAQRLMLGTWQQIVFLELDNRSRHRKLVLQMMGE